Genomic DNA from Oscillospiraceae bacterium:
ATTCGGAGTTCGATGCGCTTTTTTTGAGCGGTCGCTTTTTTCATATTTTCTTTGATGATTTGATTGCCGACACCCGTCACGGTTCGGTGGATGTCGTCGTCGGGGTGCTTGAAGTCAATCATCAGCTGGCCGATCACAGGGAACAGTTCCGGCAGACGCGGATGGGTGCCGTTGGTTTCAATGGCCGTGTGAATGCCCTCTGATTTCAAGCGGGTGAGCAACTCTTTAACCGCCTCAAACTGTTGCGTGGGTTCGCCGCCGGTCAGGGTCACGCCGCCGCCGTCGAAAAACATCGGGGCGCTTT
This window encodes:
- a CDS encoding radical SAM protein, with protein sequence SAPMFFDGGGVTLTGGEPTQQFEAVKELLTRLKSEGIHTAIETNGTHPRLPELFPVIGQLMIDFKHPDDDIHRTVTGVGNQIIKENMKKATAQKKRIELRIPLIGSFNTSDEALQGMIDFFKTLNPDFFTVELLRYHEYGKPKWQACGMDYTMDETANIDSQTLNRFRDAFQSSGFRVIST